The following DNA comes from Corynebacterium atrinae.
GTGTAGCTGGCCATGTGCAGCGGGATGCCGAAGAAGTCCGAGTTGAGCGACATGCCGAGGACGGAGTTTTCGCCCTCGACGGAGGCCATCTCGACGAGCGCGGGGTAACAGAGCACGCCACCGATGATGGAGACGATGATGGGATCGGCCCCGAGTCTGCGGGCGGCGGTGAAGCCGACGAAGATCGGGAGGAAGAAGAACACCGCGTCGCTCATCGCGTTGATGATCTGGAACGTGTTCGACGTGTTGGTGATGACGTCGAAGGTGAGCAGCAGGGACAGGATGCCCTTGATGATGCCGGAGGCGGCCAGCAGGCCGATGATCGGGATCATCGAGCCGGTGATTACGCCGATGAGCTCGGAGAATCCGTACTTCACCCAGCCGATGGCGGTGGTGGGCTTTTCCCGTTCCTCGCCGCCGTCGTCGATGGGGGCGTCGCCGCCGCCGATCTGCGCGGTGATGGCGTTGTAGACATCTTCGACGTCGGGTCCGATGACCACCTGGTACTGGCCGCCGGCCTTGACCACGTCGATGACGCCGTCGAGGTCCGCCACGTGGGCGTCGTCGGCCTTGGATTCGTCCTTGAGGTAGAAGCGGACGCGGGTGATGCAGTGCGTCACGCTGCGGACGTTCTCGGCTCCGCCGATCCCGTCGATGATGTCCCAGGCGGTGGCGTCGAATCCGGTGAGGTTGGCGGGTCGTTGCGTATCGACGTCCGCGGTGCCCTGCGTTGCCACGTCCGTCGCCGCCGGAGCGGCGGCGTCCGCCACGAGCGGGAAGGCCTGCGCCACTTCGGTGCCCAGGTCGGCGGGGCCGGTGGTCACATCGAGGTGGTCGAGCTTCTTCTTCGTGTTGGTGATGATGACGACGGTGGTCGTGGACTTGCCAGCCTCAAGGATGGTGTCAACGTCCATGGTGGCGACCTTGTCACCGGCGGTGACCTCATCGCCCTTGGCCACGCTGATCGTGAAGGGACGGCCCTCCAACTCAACGGTGTCGATGCCGAGGTGGACGAGGAACTGCATGCCGTCGGCAGTCTTGATGCCAATGGCGTGGCCGGTCTTGGCCACCATGACGACTGTTCCGCTTACGGGAGCGACGACGTCCCCTCCGGGGGTGTCTTGGATGCCGAAGCCCTCACCCATGGTCTTCTTAGCGAAGACGGGATCAGGGACATCGTCAATGGGAATGATTGTTCCCTTAATGGGGGACAGAACTGAAACTGTCTCGCTCATGATTCTCCTTTAATCAAGGCCAGAGCCTGGTAGGGCAGTAGATTGAGGGTCAGGGAGTCGGTAGTCGATAGATCTCCGGGGTAGTTGTCGATGAGGATGCGGGAATGAAGGAAATCTGCGGGTAGCTCGATGCTCGTCGGCTCCTGGGTAAGGTTGCAGGCCACAAACACGGAATCGCGCAAGTAGGCGTAGACGTGATCGTGGTCCAGATTCCAAGCCTGGTAGGAGCCGTCGGCGATATCGGGAATCTCGCGCCGGAGGCGGAAAAGTTCTTGGTAATGGCGGAAAATGCGGCCCTCGGCGAGCTCGTCGCGCACGTTGATGCGGTCCTGGTTGGTGGGCATGAGCCAGGGGGTGCCGGTGGTAAAACCAGCACCGGGGGAGTTGTCCCACTGCATGGGGGTGCGCGAGTTGTCGCGCGCCCGGGCGGCGACGATGGCGAAGGCATCGTCGGAGGTGGCGCCGGCGTCGACAAGCAAGCTGAACGCATTGCGGGCCTCAACGTCGACGTAGGACCCGATGCCGGCGTACTCGGGATCGGTCATGCCGATCTCTTCGCCCATGTAGATGAAGGGCGTGCCGCGCAGGAGGTTGATCATCGTGGCCAGCATGGTGGCGGATTCGACGCGCCACGTGTGGGCGTCGCCGAAGCGGTCGAGGGCGCGGGGCTGATCGTGATTATTGAGGAACAGCGCGTTCCAGCCGCCGCCCTCCTGCATCCCTTCGGCCCATTCGTTGAGCTTGTGGGCCAAGGCCATCGGCTCGAAGGGAGCCAGCGCCCACTTCTGGCCCTCGGGGTAATCCACCTTGAGGTGGTGGAAGCTGAAGACCATGTCGAGCTCGCGGTTATCGGGGCGCGAGTAAGACACGCAGCGGTCGATGGTCGTCGATGACATCTCGCCGACGGTGATGTGCTCCGGGATCGCGCCGAAGGAGGCCTCGTTGAGTTCGTGGAGCCATTCGTCGACATGCTCGCCATCGGTGTACATGACGCGGGGATCAACGCCCGCGGGGGAGGAACCCATGTCC
Coding sequences within:
- a CDS encoding glucose PTS transporter subunit IIA, with product MSETVSVLSPIKGTIIPIDDVPDPVFAKKTMGEGFGIQDTPGGDVVAPVSGTVVMVAKTGHAIGIKTADGMQFLVHLGIDTVELEGRPFTISVAKGDEVTAGDKVATMDVDTILEAGKSTTTVVIITNTKKKLDHLDVTTGPADLGTEVAQAFPLVADAAAPAATDVATQGTADVDTQRPANLTGFDATAWDIIDGIGGAENVRSVTHCITRVRFYLKDESKADDAHVADLDGVIDVVKAGGQYQVVIGPDVEDVYNAITAQIGGGDAPIDDGGEEREKPTTAIGWVKYGFSELIGVITGSMIPIIGLLAASGIIKGILSLLLTFDVITNTSNTFQIINAMSDAVFFFLPIFVGFTAARRLGADPIIVSIIGGVLCYPALVEMASVEGENSVLGMSLNSDFFGIPLHMASYTYSIFPIIVAAWLASIVEPWLRKVIPNTVRMIFLPLAEVIIVSLAIILVLGPIVMFVSTGIASLIQGLYDLSPTISGTFIGGFYQSLVIFGLHWAVIPLVAQDIASQGNSYLNAIISATMVAQGGAVLAVFLKTKLDKIKAISGPAAISAFCGVTEPAMYGVNLKYGRVFIMASIGGACGGLLTGLFNVNMWGFTGSLIGFTSFVNPDGLDFSFWGFLIASSVALGVSFVLTWFFGFKDSDVEAVREVKKVRLGRRDPVAK
- a CDS encoding alpha,alpha-phosphotrehalase — protein: MSFRNKVVYQIYPKSFQDSDGDGVGDLRGLIQRVPYIAELGPDMVWFNPFFVSPQRDNGYDVADYRAIDPSMGTMEDLQELISALAAHNIGVMFDMVFNHSSTEHEWFQRALAGEQKYRDYYIIRPPGLDGGLPNNWESKFGGDAWAPFGDTGDYYLHLFDVTQADLNWRNPDVRKEMADIVNFWTDRGVTGFRFDVINLISKDEDMGSSPAGVDPRVMYTDGEHVDEWLHELNEASFGAIPEHITVGEMSSTTIDRCVSYSRPDNRELDMVFSFHHLKVDYPEGQKWALAPFEPMALAHKLNEWAEGMQEGGGWNALFLNNHDQPRALDRFGDAHTWRVESATMLATMINLLRGTPFIYMGEEIGMTDPEYAGIGSYVDVEARNAFSLLVDAGATSDDAFAIVAARARDNSRTPMQWDNSPGAGFTTGTPWLMPTNQDRINVRDELAEGRIFRHYQELFRLRREIPDIADGSYQAWNLDHDHVYAYLRDSVFVACNLTQEPTSIELPADFLHSRILIDNYPGDLSTTDSLTLNLLPYQALALIKGES